In Vitis riparia cultivar Riparia Gloire de Montpellier isolate 1030 chromosome 19, EGFV_Vit.rip_1.0, whole genome shotgun sequence, the following proteins share a genomic window:
- the LOC117909082 gene encoding uncharacterized protein LOC117909082, whose translation MSSLLSPLSSSPPLSSSSSPFSTSSLSLSSLLSSSSSSSMSGRETPLTAASIANADVSARGRSRWWDRPPSRYSRHFGAAINRRTSHQSRGTAPMISISKCECKRKEQMVGQGPVPLQPPPWSRLTLDN comes from the coding sequence ATGTCGTCGTTATTGTCGCCGTTATCGTCGTCGCCGCCGTTGTCATCGTCGTCGTCGCCGTTTTCAACGTCGTCATTGTCCTTGTCGTCTTTGCTGTCATCCTCGTCTTCGTCGTCGATGAGTGGAAGGGAGACACCGCTGACGGCTGCCTCCATTGCCAACGCCGATGTGAGTGCAAGAGGAAGGAGCAGATGGTGGGACAGGCCCCCGAGCCGTTACAGCCGCCACTTTGGAGCTGCTATAAACCGTAGAACCTCCCACCAGAGCCGGGGGACAGCGCCGATGATCTCCATTTCCAAATGTGAGTGCAAGAGGAAGGAGCAGATGGTGGGACAGGGCCCCGTGCCGTTACAGCCGCCACCTTGGAGCAGATTGACTTTAGATAACTGA
- the LOC117908735 gene encoding uncharacterized protein LOC117908735, protein METSHLPITAHKLNGQNYLQWSQSILMFIRGKEKDDYITGASAAPETTASTYKKWIAENNMVMSWLVNSMTPDIGENFLSFDTAKEIWDIAKETFSDKENTSEIIQIEGILHDLRQGNLTVTEYFNTLTRLWRQLDTFEVHNWNCVTDGLLYKKIVEGKRVFKFLLGLNKNLDEIRGRIMGVKPLPSLREAFSEVRREESRKNLMMGSHQQLNMAESSALKTQFAPFDNRQKIKGGRPWCDHCRKPGHSRETCWKIHGKPVDWKPRQPLEKEGRGNHVATDEQSPQPEASPFNKEQMEMLQKLLSPLLSVQSQTGSSSNQLIGSGTLAHKGFGFGEDDWQC, encoded by the exons ATGGAAACCTCTCATCTGCCAATCACAGCCCATAAACTGAATGggcaaaattatttgcaatggtctcaatccatattaatgtttatacggggaaaggagaaagatgactacatcACCGGAGCTTCGGCGGCACCAGAAACCACAGCATCAACCTACAAGAAGTGGATAGCAGAAAATAATATGGTCATGTCCTGGCTAGTCAACTCTATGACCCCTGacattggtgaaaattttctgtCATTTGATACTGCCAAAGAAATCTGGGACATTGCAAAAGAAACTTTCTCAGACAAGGAAAACACATCTGAAATCATCCAGATTGAAGGCATCCTCCACGATTTGCGTCAAGGAAACCTTACGGTAACTGAATATTTCAATACTCTTACTCGTCTATGGCGTCAACTTGATACGTTTGAGGTTCATAACTGGAATTGTGTTACAGATGGTTTGTTGTATAAAAAGATTGTCGAAGGGAAACgtgtgtttaaatttttgttaggtttgaaCAAAAATCTTGATGAAATCAGAGGAAGAATCATGGGAGTAAAACCTCTACCTAGCCTCAGAGAGGCATTCTCTGAAGTGCGTCGTGAAGAAAGTCGGAAAAATCTTATGATGGGATCCCATCAACAACTGAATATGGCAGAAAGCTCGGCTCTTAAGACTCAATTCGCTCCTTTTGACAACcgtcaaaaaattaaaggaggtaGACCTTGGTGTGATCATTGCAGAAAGCCGGGACACTCAAGAGAAACTTGCTGGAAGATTCATGGAAAGCCAGTAGATTGGAAGCCACGTCAACCACTTGAGAAAGAAGGACGAGGCAATCATGTGGCTACCGATGAACAATCGCCACAACCTGAAGCTAGCCCTTTTAATAAGGAGCAAATGGAGATGCTTCAGAAACTACTGTCTCCTCTTTTGTCAGTACAGTCACAAACTGGCTCATCTTCCAACCAGCTCATTGGTTCCGGAACCTTGGCtcacaaag GATTTGGattcggggaagacgattggcaatgctga